In the genome of Vicia villosa cultivar HV-30 ecotype Madison, WI unplaced genomic scaffold, Vvil1.0 ctg.003077F_1_1, whole genome shotgun sequence, the window atttggatttggATTTGGATTTGCTTTTGCTTTTGAAAGATTTAGAATTAATTCTTGAGTTGTAAAATTAATTTGgcatgattttgaggtgtttattttattaaaagtagaattgattttgttttctaaATTGATTTTAGTTATAATATGTGATTTCTATCCCTAGAATTGATTGagtgatttttatattaaaagtaaGTTTGAACTATAAATTTCACCGGGtttaaaaatgaaaaactatAAATCATAACTTCATATTAGAATCAAATCCAAAAGCAAAATTAATTGTACTCGATGATAATTAAACATGTCAAATCAATTTTACACCTCTATAATCAATTTTAGTCACCTCTATAATCAATTCTAGTGGCCTCCAACCTGAAACTACAGAGTTATTAAAATGCAACATAAACCTAGTTGTAACACAAAACTGACAAATACAGCTGACACAACAAAACATAAattaattgtaacttttatgaattCCACAAAAGTTTTTTGTTTTATCTCAATTAAGTTTAATTGGTTTACAATTTTTCTTTATCTAAACTTTGTTATCGTTATTTTGTAAGCGGGTTTGAGTACCCCTAATACTGACATTAATATAatcatttcttataaaaaaataaaaataaaacaggaCATAACACTAAAATAAGCATAAATTAATTAGATCAAACAAAAATGTTGATGCCACATAGGCCACAACACCAATAATCAGACCCGAAAAGTCAAAGtgtcttaaaaaaatatatttcattgttTCAATTTCAAGACTTATGAAaagtctttaaaaaaaataattgttttttaaatgtACCTTTCACATCTTTggatatttttgtatgtattgaaagaatattattaatgaaaaattaaatacactaatttttattaaaatattttgatatatgtGGCGATTTTGATATcctatgtttttaatattatcaaaGTCGGAGTCTTCATATCATATCGTGTTGTGGTGTTCGTGTCTGAGTATGTGTTTCATAAGTTAAAGGTAAGTGAGGTAAGCTACCTTCGCCATGATCATCAGCTTTGATGGCAATGTTAGCGTACTTAACAAGACCAATGAGAGTGAGGCTCCAGAACATAATACTATAAAGTCCCAAATAGTCCTCTTCAGTTGGAGAACTCAGATGCATTGAAGGGTAAACGAAAAGCGGATTAGTGACGAGAGCTCCGAAAACCACACCTAAACTCTTGTATGCAAGGACTATATTGCCCTGTTTCCCCTTTCCCTGCAATGCATTGTTTGAATGATTCATAGTAATAATAGGCTAGAAAAAAAAAAGCTAAGTAAATGAATACGAACCTGTTGTTGAATACATGGATAAGGACCAGGAACGTTGAGGACAGCATCGTTTGAGGAAGGAGGATTGAGATTATGGTCATCCATGGAGCCAAACTCAGAAAACTAAACGAAGACTAAACTTAGTAGTCACCAAACACTACTCACTCTTCTCCAAGTGAATATAGCAATGCAACTATTCCAACTCCAATAACTCAGTATATATAGGACTTCATTTGTTGCCCACCCatctatataatatattaaatttatttccaaTACTATTTTAAGGTCATTCCGTACACCTAAATTCACTGTTCATGATATACATCATAAATAGTATACAGTGACATGAAAAGTTGTATGAATATTGCCCTTGAACCATACATGAATTGTAGTAATACAAAATTgattaattgaatttaaatagatgttaaatataatttatagtttagttaataaatatatagatattaaaaataatttattgttctaaaatcaatttgattaataaagtggaaggttttgattaatgaaatattgaattaggttaataaactattagatattaaaaataatttttaataataaaataaaattaattaataaaatttaaaatgttggttaataaaTGACAAAGTTGATTAATAAACGCTTAGAtattaaagtaatttttaatAGTATAAATAATGAAGGGAAAAATATTGATTAATTGAATAATAAAGTTAATTACTTACACAATTTTTATATCGATcttctttaattaaaaaaaaattaataaaaattatttttttaaaacaaattattaattttttaataaaaaatgttcaTCTTAATGGTGACCACTAAATAAGATGTAGTATATCTTTTAATATAAgaatatcaattttttaaaatttaatccaCCTTAGAATATTTGTAATTGCGTATACTAATATATTAAATTCAATGTATGGAATATTGTAACATCACATCatcaattataataaaatactaatatattaAATTCAATGTATGGAATATTGTAACATCACATCATCAATTATAACAGAAATTTATCAATAAAGCATATTGGATATGTATGTTGGCACATGTttatatgatataaaatatatttaagaatacatataaattttaaatcaattatttaattgtaaaatgataataattatataaattcaattatattaaatatgtattgtattggtaGTGATTTGTAAGAtgaaaagttaattatttatattattatttatatcaaaCATGCACAGAACTGTGTTAGTCAAATCATTTAAATGAGTATGATGGTCACAAGCTACTCATCCTAAGTTGGTATCCAGTAAACAATAACAATAAGGAAAATACTAAATGGCGCGAAGAACTTGTGCACAAGATATACTAAAACAAAAATTGACATTGTAGGGGTACTTTATTGTCCATTTTTTCTATACACCGGCATTTGTTCGGGGATAATGCATGGTCGATTTCCCCTTGCTACAGTTTCCTAACCAAATAGTTATCATAACGTTGAACATTGTTCTAACAGTAAGCGTTCAGGACGGGATCCTACACAATACTTGAACACAATCTGAGCAAGAAAGGAAatttcttaattgcatatatttggtgAAAGTTGTCATACGTCAAAACCTACTTAAATAATGGCCTGGGAGTAAAAACAACACACAGGCTATAAAAAGATTGTAGTTGCAAGTGAATACTTACTTTTGTTAAAGGAAGGAAAAGGGGCTCTAACGCCAGCCATTGCTGCCAAGACTGAGAAGATAAACGAATCCACAAATTAACCCAAATAAAACCACATTTCAAAGAGACCAAAAACAAATATTCACAAACCTGAAATGGCAGGTGTGAGTACACCATCACCAACAAGCATACACGTACCCATCATTCTAAGGAAAATCAAAAGCCTTCTTGCAACGAAGCTATTTTTCAACAACTTAGCAAGCCAAGTCTGTGATTCAGTAACCCTAGGTGAGTTCAAACCCACCTGTTTGGGAGAGAAGAACCCAATATTGAGATGTCTACAAAGTAAAGAATATAGAGCAAATGTCCCTCCTACAATGAAATAGAAATTCTTTATTATTagtatatttggatttggatttggATTTGCTTTTGCTTTTGAAAGATTTAGAATTAATTCTTGAGTTGTAAAATTAATTTGgcatgattttgaggtgtttattttattaaaagtagaattgattttgttttctaaATTGATTTTAGTTATAATATGTGATTTCTATCCCTAGAATTGATTGagtgatttttatattaaaagtaaGTTTGAACTATAAATTTCACCGGGtttaaaaatgaaaaactatAAATCATAACTTCATATTAGAATCAAATCCAAAAGCAAAATTAATTGTACTCGATGATAATTAAACATGTCAAATCAATTTTACACCTCTATAATCAATTTTAGTCACCTCTATAATCAATTCTAGTGGCCTCCAACCTGAAACTACAGAGTTATTAAAATGCAACATAAACCTAGTTGTAACACAAAACTGACAAATACAGCTGACACAACAAAACATAAattaattgtaacttttatgaattCCACAAAAGTTTTTTGTTTTATCTCAATTAAGTTTAATTGGTTTACAATTTTTCTTTATCTAAACTTTGTTATCGTTATTTTGTAAGCGGGTTTGAGTACCCCTAATACTGACATTAATATAatcatttcttataaaaaaataaaaataaaacaggaCATAACACTAAAATAAGCATAAATTAATTAGATCAAACAAAAATGTTGATGCCACATAGGCCACAACACCAATAATCAGACCCGAAAAGTCAAAGtgtcttaaaaaaaatatatttcattgttTCAATTTCAAGACTTATGAAaagtctttaaaaaaaataattgttttttaaatgtACCTTTCACATCTTTggatatttttgtatgtattgaaagaatattattaatgaaaaattaaatacactaatttttattaaaatattttgatatatgtGGCGATTTTGATATcctatgtttttaatattatcaaaGTCGGAGTCTTCATATCATATCGTGTTGTGGTGTTCGTGTCTGAGTATGTGTTTCATAAGTTAAAGGTAAGTGAGGTAAGCTACCTTCGCCATGATCATCAGCTTTGATGGCAATGTTAGCGTACTTAACAAGACCAATGAGAGTGAGGCTCCAGAACATAATACTATAAAGTCCCAAATAGTCCTCTTCAGATGGAGAACTCAGATGCATTGAAGGGTAAACGAAAAGCGTATTAGTGACGAGAGCTCCAAAAACCACACCTAAACTCTTGTATGCAAGGACTATATTGCCCTGTTTCCCCTTTCCCTGCAATGCATTGTTTGAATGATTCATAGTAATAATGGGCTAGAAAAAAAAGCTAAGTAAATGACTACGAACCTGTTGTTGAATACATGGATAAGGACCAGGAACGTTGAGGACAGCATCGTTTGAGGAAGGAGGATTGAGATTATGGTCATCCATGGAGCCAAACTCAGAAAACTAAACGAAGACTAAACTTAGTAGTCACCAAACACTACTCACTCTTCTCCAAGTGAATATAGCAATGCAACTATTCCAACTCCAATAACTCAGTATATATAGGACTTCATTTGTTGCCTACCCatctatataatatattaaatttatttccaaTACTATTTTAAGGTCATTCCGTACACCTAAATTCACTGTTCATGATATACATCATAAATAGTATACAGTGACATGAAAAGTTGTATGAATATTGCCCTTGAACCATACATGAATTGTAGtaatataaaattgattaattgaatttaataagatgttaaatataatttatagtttagttaataaatatatagatattaaaaataatttattgttcTAAAACCAATTTGATTAATAAAGTGGAAGGTTTTGATTAATGAAATATTGAATTAGGTTAATAAACtattagatattaaaaataatttttaataataaaataaaattaattaataaaatttaaaatgttggttaataaaTGACAAAGTTGATTAATAAACGATTAGAtattaaagtaatttttaatAGTATAAATAATGAAGGGAAAAATATTGATTAATTGAATAataatgtaacaccccacacatatttgtctagaataatatgcataaagtattatataTGGTTCATAAAGACGACGATTACATAATGTCGCAGCGGAAAGATAGTAAAATCATCACAAGTACGAGGTACAAAAAGCCGAATATATCATGGCCCAAATGATAATACATCCAAAATAGTACAATATCCAACATGGTACTACAAAAGCATAAGATACGAACAAAAGATAATATCTAGCAACAACGCCAAAGGACTAATCCGCCTTGCCTTTGCCACGATCTTGCcttgaaccacctgaaaaagatagaattggaatgggatgagattactaaatctcagtgagtccgcctatcctattagtccactcggatctaaagggtacaTGCAAAACAAACGAGTCCACCATGGATTCGGgtaatcctcacatccggtacaagtacggagcaaccaAATGATTTatccaccattggactcatcacatacaaacacacaagtatatcacaaacaagtatgcaaaacccgtatccttatacggggaatcaagaagtgtaataaacctcggctagattatggaacgaacgcaccctcgatgagtccacccatgcccagtgtcaagggacttgtacaagctcactgcaagagggttaaacgggttcgcacaagcctaagtggccgcgagatgacattagcctaaatggcgtcattgtcccattaaccttcttcacgcaagtgggttacaccgagtacaaaccgccaccttgacgcatggtcccaccgggcgaaagcctagtattagtctacatgactttactagaggtgagttacaatcactatgtaatagcctacatggccacatagCCCCACCATACCGTGCACACAAATGTGTCATCGTCAATGAGTATAGGCCCCTCACGGCACTCACGAGAACActacaacggtagctcaggtgcgcgacctctGATCATAACATCGGACTATTCCACGGACCACATGATCCAGGATAATACCTTATATCATAGTAAAAGGTATATCCCAACCTAacccccggccacttcgattcaagcatacgcacACGCATCAAGTGTAATATCATAACACAAGCCAATCCGAATGTTCAACCAAAACATTGGACATCAATATAGATTCATACTTATCTCATCAAAGTATTCAAAATCAATCACAATTGAATAGACAAGGATTTATGGAATATACTTATCCAACATTATGTATAACATTCCACATAAACAAAATGAATGGAATTATCGGTAATGTGTGTCATAAAACACCACTCTTCAGACATTCATATGCATAATAATAATTAAGGAGGGGTCCGATTACGATTAGAATCCGAAACTGCCCTCAGGGGAAGGAAAAATATAGTTCTGCccagcactggccgcttagcggcctgtaagcgggctttccaggggcgaacctcAACTGTTTCCCCGCTTAGCGGtctcacgtccgcttagcgggctcgcgatattatttttcttcacaaacaacATTCTCCGCTCAACGGTAAGactgggtccgctcagcggaaccgcgaatttctggaaaaatgctCAGCACCGCTTAGCGgccttagcccgcttagcggccCATAGAAGAAACAGAAAAACGCAGAACTCATCAGTTCTGTCCTGGGGTACTTTAACCCCTTGATTTCACCTGCATGCACGAATTAAAGATATATCCAGCCAACATACAGTATGAACAAGCAATAAACAGCATCGAAACATGTTATTAGCAAGGATTTAAGCATAATCGCTCAAAACCCTTAAACCCCAAAAATCCCAAAAGAGTAAAAACCCCACTTTCTATCTATGGACTCACCTTTATATGGAAGAAGTAGTTGAAACTGAGATGATTGGGGCGAAAATCGGAGCTTGAAGGTGATTCTTGGTGCATGCAAGATTGAAGAATGACAAGCTTCTCTCTTCCTCCTTCTATTTCACGTTTCTTTCCTCCCAAAAAATCTGTTTTTGTTTTCACAATGAAGAGGAATTGCCTTAGCCAAACAACTCTTTACTCTAATTAAGTGCGCTAAGACTATAATGCCCTCCAACTAGGTCCAATTGTCCAATTTGCCATTTAGTTCTATCTCAACTAATGATTTTACCATTTATTCTAAAAAGGATTAAATAGGgcattacattctcccccccttaattagaattcgccctcgaattcgaaaacttaccaAAACAAATGAGGGTAGGATTCACGCATCTCCGACTCAAGCTCCCACGTAGCTTCCTCAGGGCGCGCTTCGTCCCACAATACTTTCACGAGAGGTATCTCTTTGTTCCTTAGGGACTTGCTAGCATGCTCCAAAATACCGCAAGGTTGGGGATCATAGGAGagatctggttctacttcaacAGAATCTGGGAGGATAGGGTGAAAAACGTCAGGCACGAACCTTCGGAGttgagatacatggaacacatcatgcagcccggatagtgaaggtgGCAATGCCAACTGATAAGCCACTTCGCCCACCTGACTCAAAATCTGGTATGGTCCCACATATCTCGGACTAAGCTTACGCGTTCTGAACGGCCCTCCCAATCTCAATCTCGGGGTGACCTTCAAATACACGTGGTCTCCAACTTCAAATTCCAAAGGTCTTCTTCGTTTGTCCGCATAATTCTTCTGTCGGTCTTGGGCCTTCTTAAGGTTATCTTGAATCACTTTGACCTTCTCAGTGGTCTCTCGTATAATTTCCGGTCCAAGGATACTCTTTTCTCCCACTTCAGCCCAACACACCGGAGATCGACACTTTCTCCCATATAGAGCCtcatagggagccatacccaagctggcatggtaactgttattatatGCGAACTCTACCAAGGGTAAATGATccttccaactcccaccttcttccagaatacaagctcttaacatatcttctATCGTCTGAATGGTTCTTTCTGTTTGTTTGTCAGTTTGAGGATGGTTGGAAGTACTCATATCCAGTCTAGTCCCCATTTCCTTATGGAACGCCTTCCAGAATCTCGAAGTGAACTCCATACAAATAGTGACGCCATACCTTGAGTGCAAAGACTATTGCCGCAAGCTCAAGATCATGAGTAGGGTAATTTTCTTCATGAGATTTCAATTGTCGAGACGCATAAGCCACGACTTTACCGTCTTGCATCAATACTCCGCCTAAACctctcttagaagcatcacagaacACTTCGTAAGATCGGTCTGGGTCTGGAATCACTAGTACAGGTgcagtagtcaacttcttcttaagtttctgaaaactctCCTCACATTCGGAGTCCCACTCAAATGCAACCTCCTTCCGAGTAAGTCTTGTCAATGGTAATGCTAATTTAGCGAATCCCATGATAAATCTCcggtaataacctgccaaacccAGGAAACTTCTGACTTCTGTCACACTCTTCAGTCGATCCCAATTCACCACcgcttctactttagaaggatccactgccacgcctcctcctgagatgacgtgaccaaggaaacttacttcggatagccaaaattcacacttactgAACTTGGCGTACAATTGCTTCTCTCGAAGAGTAGATAACACAATCCGCAAATGCTCTACGTGTTCTTCCGGGGAACGTGAATACACCAAgatgtcatcaatgaagatcactacgaactgatccaggtACGGTTGAAAAAttcgattcatataatccatgaaaaccgccggagcattagtcacaccaaaaggcataactaaaaactcgtaatgaccataccgagtcctgaatgcagtcttaggtacatctgatctcttaacccgaatctgatgatatcctgacctgagatcaatcttcgagaacacactggctcctttcaactgatctaggaggtcatcaatccgcggtaagggatatttgttctttatagtgaccttattcagctgacgatagtcgatgcacaaacgcatactcccatccttctttttcaccaatagaacaggagctccccatggagaaacactgggcCGAATAAAATGCTTAGCTAGAAGCTCTTCTAGCTGGCTCTtcagttctctgagttcaataggagacatcctatatggagtgatAGAAACTGGGGCAGTACCAGGAATAAGATCAATTGAGAATTccgcttccctttccggaggaagagaagtgatatcctcaggaaagACATCAGGATATTCGCACACTACAGGTATTTCCGACAATACCACCCTCACGGAGGGTTCCTCGGAAAGAACCAAAAGAAAAGATCTTTCTTGTGAAAAGAGATAATTGACCGCGCCGATCGTACCTTCaatcaacttggtaattgcatcatcgGAGGATGTTTCTTTAGCAGGAATGAATATGGCTTTTTCCTTGCAACCAATATATACCGAAttaagagacaaccaatccattccaagaatgacatcaagTCTCTTAAGAGGTAAACAAATTAGATCGATCGGAAAGTCACGACCATTAAAAGATACTGAACAATCCTTACAAATCAGTCGAGCTCCCACTGTATCGTCCGTGGCTGAGGAAATGACCATAGGGTCGGGTAAGGGAGtaacttccaaaccaagtcggtAAGCACACTCGGTAGAGATAAAAGAATGCGTAGCTCCGCAATCAACTAACACACATAAGGGTTGATTGTTTACATAACAAGTACCTGCGATGAGATTGCTGTTTCCTTTGGCCTTTCTTGCATCTAAGGTATAAACACGACCTGTAGTCTTCTCCTGATCTTTCTTCTTTGGACAAAACGGGGATTTGTGACCCGGCTCGCCACATCTGAAACAAGTAATTGGAGTAGGTTCGCACTCCCCAGCATGTTTCTTCTTGCACTTGTGACAATAAGGAGGTTGAGCCGATTGGTCGCCATatccttgcttcttctttggtggaaAACCACGGGGCTTCAAGTGTTGAGCAGATTTCCCTTGTTCCCTGTAGTTAGTCctgttctggttcctctcttcttgCACCCTCTTTAGGCTGTTCTCCGCCACATAACATTGCCTCAAACATTCAGCATAAGTAGTaaactccctctgggacacactatgagcaatgtcggccctcaaacccatcaAGAATTGATCAATCTTCCATAACTCATCAGGAGCATAAACAGCCTGTCGTGAGTAATCAGCCATATCTTCAAACTTTTCAGCATACTCGGAAACAGACAAGTTGCCTTGCTTGAAATTCTGgaattctctttctctttggGTTCGAACACTGTTAGGGAAATACTTCTCCAGAAATGCCGCCTTGAAATGATGCCAGTCTTTAGGGATCTCCTGGGTAGTGAAATAGGTAGATGCAGtattccaccacctaagagctggTCCTTTCATCTTTTGAGTagcaaagatcaccttctcttcttcATTACACTGAATTGCCTGAAATATCCTCTCCATACTAGCCAACCAATCATGAGCTACCACTGGGTCTAAGCCACCTGCAAACTCTGGAGGATCCATTCTGAAGAAAGCACGAAAATCTGGCCCTGTTGGAGCTTGGGGAACAGGAACCGGAGCAGGAGGTTGTTGTCCTTGCATACCCTGCATCATCTGTATCATCATCTGAttctgctgttgcatctgttgcattatcTGTTGCCAAGGTACGCCTGCATTCCCAGCTGCTTGCTCGGGTTCCACATTCCTAGTTCtcggccttccgggacctctgcgttgctcagccatctccctgtctgtcctacacacggaattaagttgatcaggctcaatgccatagGTAAGACACACGGAATCATGCCGgctatacacatatgaggcagaattgtactgcattatgatgtgtctttagcaaagccgagaatcgacctgctctgataccaactgtaacaccccacacatatttgtctagaataatatgcataaagtattatataTGGTTCATAAAGACGACGATTACATAATGTCGCAGCGGAAAGATAGTAAAATCATCACAAGTACGAGGTACAAAAAGCCGAATATATCATGGCCCAAATGATAATACATCCAAAATAGTACAATATCCAACATGGTACTGCAAAAGCATAAGATACGAACAAAAGATAATATCTAGCAACAACGCCAAAGGACTAATCCGCCTTGCCTTTGCCACGATCTTGCcttgaaccacctgaaaaagatagaattggaatgggatgagattactaaatctcagtgagtccgcctatcctattagtccactcggatctaaagggtacaTGCAAAACAAACGAGTCCACCATGGATTCGGgtaatcctcacatccggtacaagtacggagcaaccaAATGATTTatccaccattggactcatcacatacaaacacacaagtatatcacaaacaagtatgcaaaacccgtatcCTTATACGGGGAATCAAGAAGTGTAATAAACCTCGACTAGATTATGGAACaaacgcaccctcgatgagtccacccatgcctagtgtcaagggacttgtacaagctcactgcaagagggttaaacgggttcgcacaagcctaagtggccgcgagatgacattagcctaaatggcgtcattgtcccattaaccttcttcacgcaagtgggttacaccgagtacaaaccgccaccttgacgcatggtcccaccgggcgaaagcctagtattagtctacatgactttactagaggtgagttacaatcactatgtaatagcctacatggccacatagCCCCACCATACCGTGCACACAAATGTGTCATCGTCAATGAGTATAGGCCCCTCACGGCACTCACGAGAACActacaacggtagctcaggtgcgcgacctctGATCATAACATCGGACTATTCCACGGACCACATGATCCAGGATAATACCTTATATCATAGTAAAAGGTATATCCCAACCTAacccccggccacttcgattcaagcatacgcacACGCATCAAGTGTAATATCATAACACAAGCCAATCCGAATGTTCAACCAAAACATTGGACATCAATATAGATTCATACTTATCTCATCAAAGTATTCAAAATCAATCACAATTGAATAGACAAGGATTTATGGAATATACTTATCCAACATTATGTATAACATTCCACATAAACGAAATGAATGGAATTATCGGTAATGTGTGTCATAAAACACCACTCTTCAGACATTCATATGCATAATAATAATTAAGGAGGGGTCCGATTACGATTAGAATCCGAAACTGCCCTCAGGGGAAGGAAAAATATAGTTCTGCccagcactggccgcttagcggcctgtaagcgggctttccaggggcgaacctcAACTGTTTCCCCGCTTAGCGGTCTCgcgtccgcttagcgggctcgcgattttatttttcttcacaaacagCATTCTCCGCTCAGCGGTAAGactgggtccgctcagcggaaccgcgaatttctggaaaaatgctCAGCACCGCTTAGCGGCCCATAGCAGAAACAGAAAAACGCAGAGCTCATCAGTTCTGTCCTGGGGTACTTTAACCCCTTGATTTCACCTGCATGCACGAATTAAAGATATATCCAGCCAACATACAGTATGAACAAGCAATAAACAGCATCGAAACATGTTATTAGCAAGGATTTAAGCATAATCTCTCAAAACCCTTAAACCCCAAAAATCCCAAAAGAGTAAAAACCCCACTTTCTATCTATGGACTCACCTTTATATGGAAGAAATAGTTGAAACTGAGATGATTGGGGCGAAAATCGGAGCTTGAAGGTGATTCTTGGTGCATGCAAGATTGAAGAATGACAAGCTTCTCTCTTCCTCCTTCTATTTCACGTTTCTTTCCTCCCACAAAATCTGTTTTTGTTTTCACAATGAAGAGGAATTGC includes:
- the LOC131640358 gene encoding uncharacterized protein LOC131640358, which encodes MQQMQQQNQMMIQMMQGMQGQQPPAPVPVPQAPTGPDFRAFFRMDPPEFAGGLDPVVAHDWLASMERIFQAIQCNEEEKVIFATQKMKGPALRWWNTASTYFTTQEIPKDWHHFKAAFLEKYFPNSVRTQREREFQNFKQGNLSVSEYAEKFEDMADYSRQAVYAPDELWKIDQFLMGLRADIAHSVSQREFTTYAECLRQCYVAENSLKRVQEERNQNRTNYREQGKSAQHLKPRGFPPKKKQGYGDQSAQPPYCHKCKKKHAGECEPTPITCFRCGEPGHKSPFCPKKKDQEKTTGRVYTLDARKAKGNSNLIAGTCYVNNQPLCVLVDCGATHSFISTECAYRLGLEVTPLPDPMVISSATDDTVGARLICKDCSVSFNGRDFPIDLICLPLKRLDVILGMDWLSLNSVYIGCKEKAIFIPAKETSSDDAITKLIEGTIGAVNYLFSQERSFLLVLSEEPSVRVVLSEIPVVCEYPDVFPEDITSLPPEREAEFSIDLIPGTAPVSITPYRMSPIELRELKSQLEELLAKHFIRPSMRLCIDYRQLNKVTIKNKYPLPRIDDLLDQLKGASVFSKIDLRSGYHQIRVKRSDVPKTAFRTRYGHYEFLVMPFGVTNAPAVFMDYMNRIFQPYLDQFVVIFIDDILVYSRSPEEHVEHLRIVLSTLREKQLYAKFSKCEFWLSEVSFLGHVAFEWDSECEESFQKLKKKLTTAPVLVIPDPDRSYEVFCDASKRGLGGVLMQDGKVVAYASRQLKSHEENYPTHDLELAAIVFALKVWRHYLYGVHFEILEGVP